A genomic segment from Polyangium mundeleinium encodes:
- a CDS encoding sigma 54-interacting transcriptional regulator, whose product MLVLEVTQGIAAGRTFEVGEEVVRIGRAPSNDVVLEDQHVSGEHARIVVGADRAALHDLRSTNGTTLVRSDERKRVTPETGPVELESGDVVELGTGDNVAALRVTLSDDGDKARVVQIKPIEEIVPAAAAIERDPGLLSKLYAAQKRIGAGSDLDQVLIEVADASLFLVPSATHATVILRDDEDGRDPGAAAYVPVMTRVRLANGAGGPPRGPVPVARSVYRKVVKERAAVLAADAPTDVGRTESIMGASIRSTIGVPLFRGEDIIGVLQIDNRSAPGMLHAHDVELLGVLAYNASLAVANARLIKRLVSAEERLQKENTFLKGREEKRRGGKDVVIIGQSEPMQRVLTQIQKVVNTRVTVLLEGETGTGKEVMAARIHYGSNRRDKLFVAQNCAALTETLLESELFGHKKGSFTGATEDKKGLFEIADGGTLFLDEITETPLSLQSKLLRALQEGEIRPVGATTPKHVNVRIVTATNRNLEEEVRKGRFREDLYYRLSQFPLRLPPLRERREDIPLLASHFLQRYAEELGKHVGGFSQQAMELMVAYDWPGNVRELQNEVQRIVIQLDPGAFATPDLLSPRIRQVEGLVNRAGVTRGTLKDMMDVVEKYLLLEALRDHNNNKTNAAKTLGITREGLHKKLRQYGI is encoded by the coding sequence ATGCTCGTGCTGGAGGTAACGCAGGGGATCGCTGCGGGTCGAACGTTCGAGGTCGGCGAGGAGGTCGTTCGCATCGGGCGCGCTCCATCGAACGACGTCGTGCTCGAAGACCAGCACGTCTCCGGGGAGCATGCGCGCATCGTCGTCGGCGCCGATCGCGCCGCGCTGCACGACCTGCGCTCGACGAACGGCACGACGCTCGTCCGGAGTGACGAGCGCAAGCGCGTGACGCCCGAGACCGGGCCCGTCGAGCTCGAGTCCGGCGACGTCGTCGAGCTCGGCACCGGCGACAACGTGGCCGCGCTGCGCGTCACCCTCTCCGACGACGGCGACAAAGCCCGCGTCGTGCAGATCAAGCCGATCGAAGAGATCGTCCCCGCCGCCGCGGCGATCGAGCGTGATCCCGGCCTGCTCTCGAAGCTCTACGCCGCGCAGAAGCGCATCGGCGCGGGCAGCGATCTCGATCAGGTCCTCATCGAGGTCGCCGACGCCTCGCTCTTCCTCGTCCCGAGCGCGACGCACGCCACCGTCATCCTGCGCGACGACGAAGACGGCCGGGATCCCGGCGCCGCCGCCTACGTGCCCGTCATGACCCGCGTGCGCCTCGCGAACGGCGCGGGCGGCCCGCCGCGCGGCCCCGTGCCCGTCGCGCGCAGCGTCTATCGCAAGGTCGTCAAGGAGCGCGCCGCTGTGCTCGCCGCCGACGCGCCCACCGACGTCGGCCGCACCGAGTCCATCATGGGCGCCTCCATCCGCAGCACCATCGGCGTCCCCCTCTTCCGCGGCGAGGACATCATCGGCGTCCTCCAGATCGACAACCGCAGCGCGCCCGGCATGCTCCACGCGCACGACGTCGAGCTCCTCGGCGTCCTCGCGTACAACGCCTCGCTCGCCGTTGCGAACGCGCGCCTCATCAAGCGCCTCGTCTCGGCCGAGGAGCGCTTGCAGAAGGAGAACACCTTCTTGAAGGGCCGCGAGGAGAAGCGCCGCGGCGGCAAGGACGTCGTCATCATCGGCCAGAGCGAGCCGATGCAGCGTGTCCTCACGCAGATCCAGAAGGTCGTGAACACGCGCGTCACCGTCCTGCTCGAAGGCGAGACCGGCACGGGCAAGGAGGTCATGGCGGCGCGCATCCATTACGGCTCGAACCGCCGCGACAAGCTCTTCGTCGCGCAGAACTGCGCCGCGCTCACCGAGACGCTCCTCGAGAGCGAGCTCTTCGGCCACAAGAAGGGCTCGTTCACGGGCGCGACCGAGGACAAGAAGGGCCTCTTCGAGATCGCCGACGGCGGCACCCTCTTCCTCGACGAGATCACCGAGACGCCGCTCTCCTTGCAATCGAAGCTCCTGCGCGCGCTGCAGGAGGGCGAGATCCGCCCCGTCGGCGCCACGACCCCGAAGCACGTCAACGTGCGAATCGTGACCGCGACGAACCGAAACCTCGAAGAAGAGGTCCGGAAGGGCCGCTTCCGCGAGGATCTCTACTATCGCCTGAGCCAGTTCCCGCTCCGCCTGCCGCCGCTCCGCGAGCGCCGTGAGGACATTCCGCTGCTCGCCTCGCATTTCCTCCAGCGGTACGCCGAGGAGCTCGGCAAGCACGTGGGCGGCTTCAGCCAGCAGGCGATGGAGCTCATGGTGGCCTACGACTGGCCCGGCAACGTGCGTGAGCTCCAGAACGAGGTCCAGCGCATCGTGATCCAGCTCGATCCCGGCGCGTTCGCCACGCCCGACCTCCTCTCGCCGCGAATCCGCCAGGTCGAGGGCCTCGTCAACCGCGCGGGCGTCACGCGCGGCACGCTCAAGGACATGATGGACGTCGTGGAGAAATACCTCCTCCTCGAGGCCCTGCGCGATCACAACAACAACAAGACGAACGCCGCCAAGACCCTCGGCATCACGCGCGAGGGCCTGCACAAGAAGCTCCGCCAATACGGCATCTGA